One Fundidesulfovibrio magnetotacticus genomic window, ACGCGACGATGCAGGGGTCGTCGAGAGGCGTTCGCGCCCCGAGTTCGGGTTGCGCCACCGCGCCGCCGGGACCGGAAAGCGGGGCCTCTCCCGCGAGCGTGGGGTCGATTCCCCAGGGGGCTTGCGCCCCGGCCTGGCACGTCTGGGCATACGTCGGCATGGTCATGGATGGTTCCTCCTACGGTCGATTGCGGACCTGCCGAAGGTCCGATGACCGTGCATTGTATGCAGGAGGAAACGAATTGCACCCCACATAGCGCTATGTGGGCGACCCGTAAAAATTTTCCGCCGTCGCGCCCCCTCCGGCCCAGCCCGTGCACCAGGGCGACCCTCGACCTTCTTGACGCCAGGACGCCCGTGATTATGGTAAACTTCGAAAACGATCCCTCAGGAGGTTTCCTTATGGTCATCGACTTCAGTCCCCTCTTCGGGCAGCAGACGCCCCTCGACCGGATCTTCGAGGCCTTCTGGTCGCCCTCCATGGCCATCTCGCAGAGGCCCTACGCCTACCCGCCCGTGAACATCTCCGAGACGCCCGACGCCATCACCGTGCGCTGCGAACTGCCCGGCATGGACATCTCCGAGATCGACCTGACGCTCACCGAGTCCAGCCTGGCCATCAAGGGCGAGCGCAAGTCCGCCAAGGGCAAGTACTACCGCCAGGAGCGCCCCACCGGCGCGTTCCAGCGCGTGGTCAACGTGAGCGCACCCATCGACCGCGAGAAGGTCGCCGCGCGCATGAAGGACGGCCTGCTGGAAATCACCCTGCCCAAGAGCGAAGCCAGCAAGCCCCGCAAGATCTCCATCGACATCGCCTAGGACGGAGGACGCGCCATGAGCGAGAACCAGAGAAACGAGGAAAGGGGCCTGCCCCGCGTCAAGCCCGCCACCGACATCGTGGAGACCGAGGACGGCTTCTACATCTACATGGATATGCCCGGCGTCTCCAAGGAGGCCCTGGTCATCGACCTGAACGAGGACGAGATCAAGGTGTCGGGCCGCACGGCCTACCCCGCCTCCGAAGCCGAGGAGAAGCTTATCCACGTGGAGTTCGGCAACGGCGAATACTACCGGGGCTTCACCCTCTCCCACATCGTGGACAAGCACCGCATCAACGCGGTGCTCAAGAACGGCGTGCTGGAACTGCACCTGCCCAAGGCCGAAAAGGCCCAGCCCCGCAAGATCGAGATCCAGATGGGCTGATCGGGCGGCAGAGCCTCCAGCGCCCCAGAAACGCCCCAACCGATGCCCCCCGGAGCGATCCGGGGGGCATCGACCTCTCCGGGCCGCCGTGCGCCGTGGCGCAAGGGCCGGGGTATCCGCGCCTCGCGCGTGCCCGACGCGAAGCGTCCGAAAAGGGCGGCGCGCCAGGCGTTCGCCCCGGCTGCCGAGCGGGCTTTCCCCTTGCCCCGCTTCCCGGAAAAAGGTAGCGATGCGAAGGGTTCAGTGTCGGCCCGCCCTGTTTGCAATGCCGGGGTACATGGCCTATCCTGTCGGCCCAACGCGCCGGGGCATCGTCTCCGCGCGAAACGCCTTTCCCAACGGGGTTTCACCATGCTGCTTCTCGACGGCAAGGCCACGGCCCAGGCCCTGCGCCAGGAACTCGCCCAGGAAACCGCGCGGCTGGCCGAACAGTACGGACGCACGCCCCACCTGGCCGTGGTGCTGGTGGGCGACGATCCGGCCTCCCAGATCTACGTGCGCAACAAGGAAAAGGCCTGCGCCGACGCGGGCATTCGCTCCACCGCCCACCGCGTGGAGGCCGAGATCGGCCAGGCGGCCCTGGAGTCGCTGGTGTCTGGCCTCAACGCCGACCCGGACATCGACGGCATCCTCGTGCAGGCCCCCCTGCCCAGGGGCCTGAACCTCCTGGACGTGCAGTCCCTGGTGGACCCGGCCAAGGACGTTGACGGCTTCCACCCCGTGAGCGTGGGCCGCCTCTCCATCGGCCTGCCCAGCCTTCCTCCCTGCACCCCGGCGGGCGTCATGTTCCTCCTGGAGAAATACGGCATCCCCTGCTCCGGCAGGAAGGCCGTGGTGGTGGGGCGCTCCAACATCGTGGGCAAGCCCATGGCCCTCATGCTCACCAAGGCCGACGCCACGGTGACCGTGTGCCACTCCCGCACCAGGAACCTGGCCGACGAGTGCCGCCAAGCCGACATCCTGGTGGCGGCCATCGGCCGGGCGAAGATGATCACGGCGGACATGGTCAAGCCCGGAGCCGTGGTGATGGACGTGGGCATGAACCGCGACGAATCCGGCCTGTGCGGCGACGTGGACTTCGCCTCGGTGAAGGAGGTGGCCTCGGCCATCACCCCCGTGCCCGGCGGCATCGGCCCAATGACCATCGCCATGCTGCTCAAGAACACCGTCCAGGCGTACCTGTGGCGCATGGGGGCGTGACGGCCCCCGGAACACCCTGGAGACCTGCACATGAAGGGCTTTGCGCGCGCGGCCTTCCTGGCCGCCTTGTTCCTCTTCCTCGCGGGCGCGGAGGCCCGGGCTTCCGCGCTCTCGGTCTCGAGCCCGGCCTTCAAGGACGGCGAACGCATGCCCCGTCAGTCCGGATGCGAGGGGGGCGACCGCTCCCCGCCCCTGCAGGTGGTGGGCGTGCCCGGCGAGGCCAAGTCCCTGGCCATCCTCATGACCGAGCAGGACTCGCCCAGGGGGCAGCAGCCCTTGTGGATCGCCTACAACCTGGCCCCCACCTACATCTCCATCGCCGAGAACCAGCCCAGGACCCGCCAGCTCAAGGGCGGCGGCATGCAGATCGCCCTGGGCAACGCCAAGCCCGGCTACACCGGGCCCTGCCCCCCGGCCGGGGTCACGCGGCGCTACCTCATCGAGGTGTTCGCCCTGGACTCCCTGCTGGACCTGCCCGAGAACGCCACCAAGCAGGATTTCCTCCTGGCCGTGGAGGGCCACATCCTGGTCCGGGGGTGGATCACGGGCCGCTATAAGAAGTAACGGCCGTTTCGGGAACGAACCGGATCGCCGCCAGCGCCCGGCGCGCTCGATGATGGGCCGCCGCCCCCCCCCGCGCGCAACGCGACAAAACGCCGCCCCGGCCTGCATCAAGGCCGGGGCGGCGGTTCGTTTGAGGGCAGGGCCGCCGCCGGGTTCTCATTCGAGCTGAGAACGGCCTTGCCGCTCCGTGGCTGCTGATAAAGTCGGCTTTGCGGCTTTTTCAGCGGCCCCGCGCGACGTGGGGGGCGAGCCCTAGTCGTGCAGGGGGAAGGTGAGCGTGGCCCCGATGAAGCCCAGAACGCCCATCACCGGCAGCATGGAGAACGTGAGCAGCGCCAGGCCCGAGCCGGTGGAAAGGGCCGCCGGATCGAACCCGAACCAGACCGCGCAGGCCACGAACTGCACCCACAGCACGGGCGAAAGGTACAGCTTGATCCGCACCGGCCGCACCAGGGTGCAGCCGTAGTTGTATTTCCAGGTGGCCAGGCCCGTCGCCAGGGCCACGGGCGTGAACACGGCGCCCGCGAGGTTCATGGCGTGCACGCCCGACTCCAGGAACGCCCCCCCGAAGAGCTTGAAGAGCACCAGAAAGAACACGGCCCCGGTGGCGAAGCCGATGGGAAAGTGCACGGTCATGGGGTGGGGGTGGCGGCGCAGGAAGGGGCTCTTGCGCAAGAGCCAGGGCAGCTCGGCGTCGCGGTCCTGGGCGTGGGGCACGGCGCACTCCGGGGCCACCACGCCCACCAGGGGGTAGCGCTCCAGGCGGTCGTTGCCGTGGGGCGCGTGGGGCAGCTCCGCAGAGAGGTCGGCCCCGGCGTCGTGGCGGTTCATGTGGCGTCCGGCCTTCCAGAGCTTCGAGGCGGTGATGTCGTACACCTTGCCGCCCTGGGCCACGTAGGCGGGGCGGCCCTCCTTGCCGTCGAAGCGCGCCAGCTCCTCAAGGGTGAAGGTCTTCGTCTCGGCCATGCGGGTCTCCTTGCGCCGCGCGGCGGCGTCATTCGTTGGCATTTGGGTGTACATGCCGGGCCGTCCCCTGTCGAGGACGCCCGCGACGAACGGCCAGCGCCTGCCGGACATCCCCGCGAGCGACGCCTGCCTGCCGAAGACGCCCGCGACGGACGGCCCCCGCACTTGCCCCATAAGGGGAACTTTGCGCCGGGAGGCCCGGCTCAGGGCGCGGGGCCGGGCTCGAACACGGCCACCGGCCCCCAGTGGGCCACGGTGCGCAGCACCTCGCGCCAGCCCGCCCCCTGGATGCAGGCCAGGGCCTCGTCGTGCTCCATGACCACCACCAGGTCGAAGCGCCGGGCCAGTTCGCGCAGGCGTCCGCAGTCGCGGATGTCGAAGAATTCCCCGTCCAGGCGCGCCACCGGGTTTTCCCGGCCCGTCACCACCCAGCGGTGCGCGCCGAAGAAAAGCGGCGGATAGACCCAGCTGTCAGGCCCGGCCACCAGGAGAATCCGCCGGTCCGGGAAGGTGCCGCGCTTGAGGTATTCCAGGAAGACGAAGGAGTTGAAGTGCTCGTCGTACACGCCCCGGCGGCCGCCCTCGCGGCGTTGCAGGGCCTTGGCCCAGTCCGTCGGCGCGCCGCCCAGGTCCGTGTGGTCCAGCAGGGGCTTTTCCTGGTTGAGGAGCAGCACCGAACACAACACGGCCAGGCTCGCGCCCAGCACGATGCAGCGCGGCCGACGAGCGGCCCACCACCAGCGGGCGGCCCAGGCAAGGGGCAGCGCCGAGCAGGCGAACACTAGCGAGAAGAAGCGGCCGTTGTAGCCCATCCAGGCGATGGTCGCGGAGAGGCACAGGGCCGTGCCCGCCAGGGCCCAGGAGACCGTGCGCACGAAACGCTCACGACTGAAAAGCCCTGCCAGCGCGCATCCGGCCGCCAGGAGCGCCACGGGGCCGAACCAGCCCACGTCCTCGCTCCACCAGGCCCCGGGGCCGTAGCCCGGGGCGAAGCCCATGGCAGCGCCCGGCCCAAGGTCCCCGCCCAGGAGCGCCCGGTGCGCCTGCCTCAGGAGGTTCGTCCACCACGTCCCGGGCAGGTCCGGCAGTTGGAGGGCGTAGCGGACGAGGTTGGACGCGAGGCCCGCGAGGCCGTCCAGGTTGCGGTGGGCCGAAACGTAGGGCTCCGGGCCGAAAGGGTCTCCGAAGCGCAGGAGGCAGACGATCTGGGTGACCAGGGCCAGACAGGCCCCGGCCAGCGTCAGGCCGAGGCCTGCCAGCACGCCCCGGGGCGAGGCCCGCCATGCGCCCAGCGCCAGGGAGGCCAGTTCGCGCCTGTGGAACAGCAACAGCGAGCCCCCCAGGCACAGCACGAAGAAGGCGAAATAGGTCTTCACCGAGAGCCCGTAGACCACGCACGCGGCCAGGAAGGCCGCATCCGCCGCGCGGCCGCGGCGCAGGAGCGCCGAGAGGCCCAGCAGGCAGGCGCAGGCCATGGCCGCCGCCCCGATGTCGTTCTTGGTGGACGTGGCCTGGAGCGCCAGGAGCTTGAGCGACGCCGTGACCAGCGCCACCGCCAGGGCCATGGGCCTGGGGCCACGCTCCCGGGCCAGGGCGTAGGCCGAAAGGATCACGCAGCACCAGGCCGCCCAGGCGAAGACGGCCACGCCCGCGTCCGTGCCCAGGCGCAGGAAGAAGAAGTGCAGAAGGTCGAACCCTGGGCTGAAGGCCAGTTGGCGGAACGTGTTGTAGTTGACCGGGAAGAGCGTGTTCTCCTGCATCATCAGGAGCACCCGGGCCAGGTTGTAGGTCATGGAGTCCCAGTTGGCGGGCGGCGCGGCCAGGGCCTGGACGAGCAGCGCCAGGGCCGCCGCGCCCAGGCACCAGGCCAGGGGTTCCCGGGCGAGGGCGGCTCCCGCGTGGCGCAGTTCCGGCAGAAAGCGTCTTTGTCCGGCGTAGGCGCTGTAACAGGCGAAGCCCAGCACGCCAGCGTCCAGCAGGTGATGGAGGCGCGCGAGGCCCGCCGCGAAAAGGGCGATGGACACAAGCCCCAGGGAGGCCAGGGAAAGGGCCAGGGACCGGGCCATGGCATCGGCCACGGTGAGTTCCCCATCCTGAAGGCGGTACCAGGAGGCCGCGAGGAGCCAAAGCTCGGCGAGGGCGAGAAGAGACTGGAGCATGGCCACGCGACTCATAGCCGCTGGCCGCTTCGCGGTCCAGCCTCGGGGTCGGAAGCGCGCGCGGCGGGCGGGTTACGGGCGTCCCCCTCCCAGCCGGACGCCTTCCGCCGCGAGGCGGCTGGCGTGGACCGCCCTGGGAGGGGCAAGCCGCCCTGCCCAAGGCCCCGCCACGCGGGGGACCTCGGGGGAAGCCGCAAGGAGCCAATCCCCCGCCCGCACGGGCGGGCCCCCGTGGAGCCCGCCCGGAGCGAAAGCCCTCCCGGGCTCAGGCCTGGGTTTCTCCGGCGGCCATATCCCCCAGCTCCTTGATGGAGAGCACCTCGGAGGTTCCGAGGACCTTGGAGATTTCCAGGATCAGGATGAACCTGCCGCCCGACTTGCCGATGCCGCGCAGGAAGTCCGTGGCCACGCCCGTGCCCATGCTGGGAGGGGGTGCGATGGCGTCCGGCTCCAGTTCCAGCACCTCCTTCACCGAGTCCGCGATGGCCCCCAGCACCGTGATGGAATCCCCCGTGGGGATTTCCACGATGATGATGCGCGTGTGCACCGTCTGTTCGCCCGCCTCCATGCCGAAGCGCAGGCGCAGGTCCACCACGGGCACGGCCGCGCCGCGCACGTTCACCACCCCGCGCACGGCCTCGGGGGCCTGCGGGATGCGGGTGATCTCCGTCATGTCCAGGATTTCGCGGACGCAGGCGATGTCCAGGGCAAACATGTCCCGGCCCAGGGTGAAGGTCAGGTAGCGATGGCTCGTGGCGTGCAATGTGTCGCTCATGTGGTTGCTCCTTGCCCTCGCCTAGAACCGTTCGAAGTCCTTGTTGTCAAGGTCGTCGCCCATGGCCAGGGCCACGCCCTGGCCCTTCTTCTTGGGGGCTGACCCGGCGGCACGCTGGGGCTTGGCGGACCTTGCCTGGGGGAGCATGCGCCGGGTCCCGGAGACGTCCTCGTCCACCTGGAAGAAGGCGATGACGCTCTGAAGCTGCTCGGCCTGGCCGGAAAGCTCCTCGGCGGTGGAGGCCATCTCCTCGGCGGCGGAGGCGTTCTGCTGCACCACCTGGTCGAGCTGCTGCAGGGCCTTGTTCACCTGGGTCGCGCCGGAGTTCTGCTCGGCGCTGGCGGCGCTGATCTCCTGCACAAGTTCGGCGGTCTTCTGGATGTCGGGCACGAGCCGGTTGAGCAGCTCGCCGGTGCTCTCGGTGACGGCCGTGGAGCTGCCCGAGAGGGTGTTGATCTCGGCTGCGGCCTGCTGGCTGCGCTCGGCCAGCTTGCGCACCTCGGCGGCAACCACCGCGAAGCCTTTGCCGTGTTCGCCCGCGCGGGCGGCCTCGATGGCGGCGTTCAGGGCCAGCAGGTCGGTCTGCCGGGCGATCTCCTCGATGATGGAGATCTTCCGGGCGATGTCCTTCATGGCCGTCACGGTCTGGGACATGGCCCCGCCGGACTCCTTGGCGTCCTGGGCGGCCTTGGCGGCGATGGCCTCTGTCTGGCGGGCGTTGTCGGCGTTCTGGCTGATGGACGAGGACATCTCCTCCATGGACGCGGAGGATTCCTCCAGCGCGGCGGCCTGCTC contains:
- the folD gene encoding bifunctional methylenetetrahydrofolate dehydrogenase/methenyltetrahydrofolate cyclohydrolase FolD, encoding MLLLDGKATAQALRQELAQETARLAEQYGRTPHLAVVLVGDDPASQIYVRNKEKACADAGIRSTAHRVEAEIGQAALESLVSGLNADPDIDGILVQAPLPRGLNLLDVQSLVDPAKDVDGFHPVSVGRLSIGLPSLPPCTPAGVMFLLEKYGIPCSGRKAVVVGRSNIVGKPMALMLTKADATVTVCHSRTRNLADECRQADILVAAIGRAKMITADMVKPGAVVMDVGMNRDESGLCGDVDFASVKEVASAITPVPGGIGPMTIAMLLKNTVQAYLWRMGA
- a CDS encoding chemotaxis protein CheW, producing MSDTLHATSHRYLTFTLGRDMFALDIACVREILDMTEITRIPQAPEAVRGVVNVRGAAVPVVDLRLRFGMEAGEQTVHTRIIIVEIPTGDSITVLGAIADSVKEVLELEPDAIAPPPSMGTGVATDFLRGIGKSGGRFILILEISKVLGTSEVLSIKELGDMAAGETQA
- a CDS encoding cytochrome b5 domain-containing protein; the protein is MAETKTFTLEELARFDGKEGRPAYVAQGGKVYDITASKLWKAGRHMNRHDAGADLSAELPHAPHGNDRLERYPLVGVVAPECAVPHAQDRDAELPWLLRKSPFLRRHPHPMTVHFPIGFATGAVFFLVLFKLFGGAFLESGVHAMNLAGAVFTPVALATGLATWKYNYGCTLVRPVRIKLYLSPVLWVQFVACAVWFGFDPAALSTGSGLALLTFSMLPVMGVLGFIGATLTFPLHD
- a CDS encoding YbhB/YbcL family Raf kinase inhibitor-like protein, which codes for MKGFARAAFLAALFLFLAGAEARASALSVSSPAFKDGERMPRQSGCEGGDRSPPLQVVGVPGEAKSLAILMTEQDSPRGQQPLWIAYNLAPTYISIAENQPRTRQLKGGGMQIALGNAKPGYTGPCPPAGVTRRYLIEVFALDSLLDLPENATKQDFLLAVEGHILVRGWITGRYKK
- a CDS encoding Hsp20/alpha crystallin family protein: MVIDFSPLFGQQTPLDRIFEAFWSPSMAISQRPYAYPPVNISETPDAITVRCELPGMDISEIDLTLTESSLAIKGERKSAKGKYYRQERPTGAFQRVVNVSAPIDREKVAARMKDGLLEITLPKSEASKPRKISIDIA
- a CDS encoding Hsp20/alpha crystallin family protein → MSENQRNEERGLPRVKPATDIVETEDGFYIYMDMPGVSKEALVIDLNEDEIKVSGRTAYPASEAEEKLIHVEFGNGEYYRGFTLSHIVDKHRINAVLKNGVLELHLPKAEKAQPRKIEIQMG